A window of Cohnella herbarum contains these coding sequences:
- a CDS encoding Rpn family recombination-promoting nuclease/putative transposase, which produces MDIDHDRLYKVLLQTFFQEFVELFFPEAAVAIDFTHVKFLSEEIFTDLTGGQRGRVDLLVETKLKGEDALILIHFEPQSYYEREFAERMFIYASRLYEKYRRRIVPIAIFSHERKKREPDTFSWEFSFLDVLKFRYFSLQLKHQDWRKYVQTNNPVAAALLSSMGYDKRDRTELYGSFLRIMLDLKFDPARMRLLTVFFESYMQLSASEENLAYSEFIKQYPQEEGTLMEWLTSHEKKGFQKGLIEGKIEGKIQGEIEGKKKQLENVVFRMLQEGLPLELITKVTGLPEPEIEKLQSSH; this is translated from the coding sequence ATGGACATCGATCATGATCGGCTGTATAAGGTGCTGCTGCAAACTTTTTTTCAAGAATTCGTAGAGCTGTTCTTTCCGGAAGCTGCAGTGGCGATCGACTTTACCCATGTCAAATTTTTATCGGAGGAGATCTTCACGGATTTAACGGGCGGCCAAAGAGGGCGAGTCGATCTGCTCGTAGAAACTAAGCTTAAGGGGGAGGATGCGTTAATCCTGATCCACTTTGAGCCGCAATCATACTATGAGCGGGAATTTGCCGAACGAATGTTTATTTATGCCAGTCGATTGTATGAGAAGTACCGTAGGAGAATCGTGCCGATCGCCATCTTCAGCCACGAACGTAAGAAGCGGGAACCGGATACGTTCTCTTGGGAGTTTTCGTTTCTCGATGTATTGAAGTTTCGATATTTTTCATTGCAGTTGAAACATCAGGATTGGCGAAAATACGTACAAACGAACAATCCTGTTGCCGCTGCATTGTTAAGCAGTATGGGATACGATAAAAGAGATCGGACCGAGCTTTACGGCAGTTTTTTACGGATTATGCTTGATTTGAAATTTGACCCTGCTAGAATGAGATTATTGACGGTGTTTTTCGAATCTTACATGCAATTAAGCGCATCCGAGGAGAACTTGGCGTATTCCGAGTTTATTAAACAGTATCCGCAGGAGGAGGGAACTCTTATGGAATGGCTAACTTCGCACGAGAAGAAAGGCTTTCAGAAGGGTCTGATCGAAGGCAAGATCGAAGGCAAGATTCAAGGCGAGATCGAGGGGAAGAAGAAGCAACTCGAGAATGTCGTATTCAGAATGCTGCAAGAAGGCTTGCCCCTCGAGCTGATCACCAAAGTGACCGGGTTGCCCGAGCCGGAGATCGAGAAGCTGCAAAGCTCTCACTAA
- a CDS encoding YitT family protein, whose protein sequence is MKKKLMSDMAHIIVGALIFALSINLFVIPNEFGEGGVTGITIILYYLFEWSPGLVSLIFNSFLLLIGYRYLDKMTVIYTIVAVVFYSFFLYVTEDWRIASDELTINAVFGGLFSGIGIGMIIRVGGTTAGTTILARIANKYLDWNVSYALLFFDLIVAFSSYFIIGAEALMFTIVMLYIGTKVMDFIIEGVNPKKAVTIISKEQTKIAEQVNVLLDRGVTVLYGHGHYTKTPQEILYIVISKQELALLKKIVKAHDKNAFITIHDVRDVFGEGFIELSK, encoded by the coding sequence ATGAAAAAGAAGTTAATGTCGGATATGGCCCATATTATCGTCGGAGCGTTGATCTTCGCCTTATCCATCAACTTGTTCGTTATTCCGAACGAATTCGGCGAGGGCGGCGTTACGGGGATCACGATTATTTTGTATTACTTATTCGAATGGTCTCCCGGGTTGGTCAGCTTGATCTTCAACTCCTTTTTGCTGCTGATCGGTTACAGGTACTTGGATAAAATGACGGTCATCTATACGATCGTCGCCGTTGTCTTTTATTCATTCTTCCTATACGTAACGGAGGATTGGAGAATCGCGTCCGACGAGTTAACGATTAACGCCGTGTTCGGAGGATTATTCTCGGGAATCGGGATCGGCATGATTATTCGGGTAGGCGGTACGACGGCTGGGACGACCATACTGGCAAGAATCGCGAATAAATACTTGGACTGGAATGTCAGCTACGCTCTGTTGTTTTTCGATCTTATCGTTGCGTTCTCTTCCTATTTTATTATCGGAGCCGAGGCTTTGATGTTTACGATCGTCATGCTCTACATAGGAACGAAAGTGATGGACTTCATTATCGAAGGCGTTAATCCGAAGAAGGCCGTGACGATTATCTCCAAGGAGCAGACCAAAATCGCCGAACAGGTGAACGTGTTGCTGGATCGGGGAGTTACCGTCCTCTATGGTCACGGTCATTATACGAAAACCCCGCAAGAGATTCTCTATATCGTCATCAGCAAGCAGGAGTTAGCCTTGTTGAAGAAGATCGTGAAGGCGCACGACAAAAACGCGTTCATCACGATCCATGACGTTCGGGACGTATTCGGTGAAGGATTTATCGAATTGTCGAAATGA
- a CDS encoding sensor histidine kinase, which produces MKPAHWQIAPRIIILLLSLFAFLPQPAHADSHPIVIQEWQVKWIPAGTSGEEAPTDGGLWENVRVNNPLTIVPKNTQGMWIRFTVPPTSDWERPGLLVDRLYGLDLSVYQEDKMIFESSRDVSFDLNKLLVPIKQSAESEEYYIRILTTNDRAGMISGIRVDNFEHLSDRYVLKDLPDILLGTSIAFLSLIMLISSGYLRQKQRSSWISLCLIALTTGTLIIVYSPLPYLFLKDYGSILMILFDVSLFILIPALNYYIDQIFEGHYRFFTIFRYIQAGYSAFCLIALFVYTASGQQNYEIYYLILNVVNSVLILLQLPLIIVLSVLNAIRGNKNATILSIGIILFALSGTIDLTFYYLSNKTYVLYLWKFGVIILMISLIIILARRISSDYAKLVTYSKELELYNHSMQRTEKMKIISDLAASVAHEVRNPLQVTRGFLQLLAARTDEKSQAYFELAVNELDRASDIITDFLTFAKPEIERITLLDLSQEIKKIEAMMLPLAAMHGGVLVCNIQDELYIHGNSSKLKQALINIIKNGIEAIGNDGIIQIEATATTGKVQIRIADNGDGMSEEEVAKLGEPFFSTKTKGTGLGLMVTFRIIEVMKGTISIKSTKGKGTEFIIRFPLIVKEKRLPGESDV; this is translated from the coding sequence ATGAAGCCGGCACATTGGCAAATAGCACCGCGAATCATTATCCTCCTACTGTCGCTGTTCGCGTTCCTGCCCCAACCTGCCCATGCCGATAGTCATCCGATCGTGATCCAGGAATGGCAAGTCAAGTGGATCCCGGCAGGCACCTCAGGCGAAGAGGCCCCAACCGACGGAGGGCTTTGGGAAAATGTCAGAGTCAACAATCCGCTAACGATCGTCCCCAAGAATACGCAAGGGATGTGGATTCGTTTCACGGTGCCCCCTACCTCCGATTGGGAGCGTCCGGGGCTACTCGTCGATCGGCTATACGGACTTGATCTTTCCGTCTACCAAGAAGACAAAATGATATTCGAGTCTTCCCGCGATGTCAGCTTCGACCTGAATAAGCTGCTTGTTCCCATTAAACAATCCGCTGAATCCGAGGAATATTATATCCGCATTCTTACGACGAACGACCGGGCCGGAATGATAAGCGGCATTCGCGTCGATAATTTCGAGCATCTATCCGACCGGTACGTCCTTAAGGACTTGCCCGATATTTTGCTTGGAACTTCGATTGCTTTCCTGTCGCTGATTATGTTAATAAGCTCCGGTTATTTGCGCCAAAAGCAACGAAGTTCATGGATATCTCTATGCCTAATCGCCCTTACGACGGGAACGTTGATCATCGTCTATTCCCCGTTGCCGTATCTCTTCCTGAAAGATTACGGAAGCATCCTGATGATCCTATTCGATGTTTCGTTGTTCATATTAATTCCGGCATTGAATTATTATATCGATCAAATCTTCGAAGGCCATTACCGGTTCTTTACGATCTTTCGATATATTCAAGCCGGCTACTCCGCATTCTGCTTAATCGCGCTTTTCGTTTATACCGCATCGGGGCAACAGAATTACGAGATTTATTATCTGATCCTCAATGTCGTCAACAGCGTTCTCATTCTTTTGCAACTGCCGCTTATTATCGTTCTGTCCGTCCTGAATGCGATCAGGGGCAACAAGAATGCGACGATACTATCGATCGGCATCATTCTATTCGCCTTATCGGGAACGATAGATCTGACTTTCTATTACCTGAGCAACAAAACATACGTTCTGTACCTGTGGAAATTCGGCGTCATCATCTTGATGATCTCCCTGATCATTATCCTCGCTAGACGTATATCTTCCGATTACGCCAAGCTCGTTACCTACTCCAAGGAGTTGGAGCTCTATAACCACAGCATGCAGCGTACCGAGAAAATGAAGATCATAAGCGATCTCGCCGCCTCCGTCGCCCACGAAGTCCGCAATCCGTTGCAAGTCACTAGGGGATTCCTGCAGCTGCTTGCCGCAAGAACGGACGAGAAGAGCCAAGCTTACTTCGAATTGGCCGTTAACGAGCTTGATAGAGCATCCGATATTATTACCGACTTCTTAACCTTCGCCAAGCCGGAGATCGAGAGGATAACTCTTCTGGACCTATCGCAGGAAATCAAAAAAATCGAAGCCATGATGCTGCCTCTGGCTGCCATGCATGGGGGTGTCCTCGTATGCAATATACAAGACGAGCTTTATATCCACGGGAATTCGTCGAAGCTTAAACAAGCGTTAATTAACATCATCAAGAACGGGATCGAGGCTATCGGAAACGATGGGATTATTCAAATAGAGGCGACGGCGACGACGGGGAAAGTACAGATCCGGATAGCGGACAACGGCGATGGCATGAGCGAGGAGGAAGTCGCCAAGCTCGGGGAGCCTTTCTTCTCCACCAAAACCAAAGGAACCGGCCTTGGTTTAATGGTCACCTTCCGAATCATCGAGGTCATGAAAGGGACGATTTCGATTAAGAGCACGAAAGGCAAAGGAACCGAATTCATCATTCGGTTCCCCTTGATCGTGAAGGAAAAACGATTACCAGGGGAATCTGACGTTTGA
- a CDS encoding Crp/Fnr family transcriptional regulator gives MEQAWASVYAALRQLSPIPLEEWNAFKASAAYRSIAKHAHFVREGEPTDSIAVCVSGLFRLYYTTPDGSEYNKSFCAGSDFLASYSALLLNTPSFFSVQALMDSELVVIRFADFQALYARNVCWERLGRILIERLFVKKETRERELLMLSAEKRYLLFIEKYGHHAKNIPQYHIASYLGITPVALSRIRGKLT, from the coding sequence ATGGAACAGGCCTGGGCATCCGTCTACGCTGCTCTGCGGCAGCTTTCACCCATCCCGCTCGAAGAATGGAACGCGTTCAAAGCTTCAGCCGCCTATAGATCCATTGCGAAGCATGCCCACTTCGTCAGGGAAGGGGAGCCAACGGACTCCATCGCGGTCTGCGTCAGCGGATTGTTTCGCTTGTACTATACGACCCCCGATGGGAGCGAGTATAACAAAAGCTTCTGCGCCGGGAGCGATTTTCTCGCATCCTATAGCGCCTTGCTATTGAATACCCCTTCCTTCTTCTCCGTCCAAGCTTTAATGGATAGCGAGCTTGTCGTCATCCGGTTCGCGGACTTCCAAGCTTTGTACGCGCGGAACGTATGCTGGGAGCGATTGGGGCGAATTCTGATCGAACGCTTATTCGTGAAGAAGGAGACTCGGGAACGCGAGCTGCTCATGCTGTCCGCTGAAAAAAGATACCTGTTGTTTATCGAGAAGTACGGGCATCACGCGAAAAATATTCCTCAATATCATATTGCCTCCTACCTGGGAATTACGCCTGTCGCTTTAAGCCGAATCCGCGGAAAATTAACCTAG
- a CDS encoding aminoglycoside N(3)-acetyltransferase, producing the protein MKNANETRVILTKENLIRQFSDCGVSAGQTLIVHTSLKSLGFIVGGAETLIRALLEIVGEEGTIMMPSQTWKNLDPATGVHWEQPVEWWPIIRENWPAYDKHVTPAIGMGVVAEMFRKWPGSHRSDHPARSVAAVGKNADYITRDHDLSHIFGVGSPVDKLYELDGYVLLIGVGHDKNTSLHLAETRANFASKSFAEESSAIWRDGKREWVTYSTQAVDDSDFIRLGAEYEQIHSILPHRIGNAEVRLLRQRPLIDWSVKWMEINRV; encoded by the coding sequence ATGAAGAACGCGAACGAAACAAGAGTCATTCTAACGAAGGAAAATCTCATTCGGCAATTCAGCGATTGCGGGGTGAGCGCCGGGCAAACCCTTATCGTCCATACCTCGCTGAAAAGTCTAGGCTTCATCGTAGGAGGGGCAGAGACGTTAATCCGCGCGCTTCTTGAAATCGTGGGAGAAGAAGGCACGATCATGATGCCCTCGCAAACTTGGAAAAATCTCGACCCCGCAACGGGAGTCCATTGGGAACAACCGGTGGAGTGGTGGCCAATCATCCGCGAAAACTGGCCTGCATACGACAAGCACGTCACGCCTGCGATCGGAATGGGAGTCGTCGCCGAGATGTTCAGAAAGTGGCCGGGGTCTCATCGCTCGGATCACCCTGCCCGGTCGGTTGCCGCAGTTGGCAAGAACGCCGATTATATCACCCGAGACCATGATTTAAGCCATATTTTCGGCGTAGGCTCCCCCGTGGATAAGCTCTACGAGCTAGACGGATACGTATTGTTGATTGGCGTCGGACATGACAAGAACACATCGTTGCATCTGGCCGAAACCAGAGCAAACTTCGCTTCCAAAAGCTTCGCGGAGGAAAGCAGCGCGATATGGCGCGACGGCAAACGAGAATGGGTGACTTACTCCACCCAAGCCGTAGACGACTCGGATTTCATCCGACTAGGAGCAGAATACGAACAGATCCATTCCATTCTTCCTCATCGGATCGGAAACGCGGAAGTCAGATTGCTAAGGCAACGACCTCTAATCGACTGGAGCGTGAAATGGATGGAGATAAACCGGGTGTAG
- a CDS encoding M3 family oligoendopeptidase, protein MKFSEYRYERPDVKAFELRIKELLAIFEAASSYEEQDEAMAGINKLRGEFDTQQQIASIRHSIDTNDEFYKAEQDFFDENGPVVQEYVTDYYRALVGSKFRAKLEEKWGKQLFQMAELSLKTFSPEVIEDLQQENKLSTEYSKLIASAKIPFEGEERTLPQLGPFQQSTDRDMRKRASEASSGFMAENEERFDRIYDELVKIRTRIAKKLGFNDFVELGYARMSRIGYDAGMVANFRNQVLEHIVPIASKLKERQRNRIGVDRLLYYDENLAFLSGNAKPKGDPDWIVDNGAKMYAALSPETDKFFRFMQDNGLMDLVSKKGKQGGGYCTYISDHGAPYIFSNFNGTSGDIDVLTHEAGHAFQVYESRRFTVPEYSFPTYEACEIHSMSMEFFTWPWMDLFFEEEADKYRFQHLASALIFLPYGVTVDEFQHYVYENPEATPAERKRAWREIEKKYLPHRDYSDNAYLEQGGFWHKQGHIFNSPFYYIDYTLAQICAFQFWKKMNEDRSAAWAQYLHLCQLGGSLSFTELVKEAGLISPFEGDCVTSVVDSIEEWLNGVDDRAL, encoded by the coding sequence GTGAAATTCAGCGAATACCGTTACGAACGACCCGACGTAAAAGCTTTCGAGCTCCGGATCAAGGAGCTTCTGGCCATTTTCGAAGCGGCAAGCAGCTACGAGGAACAAGACGAGGCAATGGCCGGCATCAACAAACTGCGCGGCGAATTCGATACGCAGCAGCAGATCGCGAGCATTCGCCATTCGATCGATACGAACGACGAATTCTATAAAGCCGAACAGGATTTCTTCGACGAGAACGGTCCCGTCGTCCAAGAGTACGTCACGGATTACTACCGGGCGCTGGTCGGCTCCAAGTTCCGAGCGAAGCTGGAAGAAAAATGGGGCAAGCAGCTATTCCAGATGGCCGAGCTGTCTCTCAAGACGTTCAGCCCCGAGGTCATCGAAGACTTGCAACAGGAGAACAAACTGTCTACGGAGTATTCCAAGCTGATCGCCTCCGCCAAAATCCCGTTCGAAGGAGAAGAGAGAACGCTGCCGCAGCTCGGTCCGTTCCAGCAATCCACCGACCGCGATATGCGCAAACGCGCTTCCGAAGCGTCGAGCGGCTTCATGGCCGAGAACGAGGAACGATTCGACCGCATCTACGACGAGCTCGTGAAGATACGGACAAGAATCGCCAAGAAGCTGGGCTTTAACGATTTCGTCGAGCTAGGCTACGCTCGAATGAGCCGTATCGGTTACGATGCCGGGATGGTGGCAAACTTCCGTAACCAAGTGCTGGAGCATATCGTGCCGATCGCGTCCAAGTTGAAGGAGCGCCAGCGTAACCGGATCGGAGTCGATCGATTGCTCTATTACGACGAGAATTTAGCCTTCTTGTCGGGCAATGCGAAGCCGAAGGGCGACCCGGATTGGATCGTGGACAACGGCGCTAAAATGTATGCCGCGCTGTCGCCGGAGACGGATAAGTTTTTCCGGTTCATGCAGGACAACGGATTGATGGATCTGGTAAGCAAGAAAGGCAAGCAAGGCGGCGGCTACTGCACGTATATTAGCGACCACGGAGCCCCGTATATTTTCTCCAACTTCAACGGCACTTCGGGCGACATCGACGTATTGACGCACGAGGCCGGGCACGCTTTCCAGGTATACGAGAGCCGGCGGTTCACCGTTCCGGAGTACAGCTTCCCGACTTACGAAGCCTGCGAGATTCATTCGATGAGCATGGAGTTTTTCACTTGGCCGTGGATGGATCTTTTCTTCGAGGAGGAAGCGGACAAATACCGGTTCCAGCATCTGGCCAGCGCCCTGATCTTCCTCCCGTACGGCGTAACCGTCGACGAGTTCCAGCACTACGTCTACGAGAACCCCGAGGCCACCCCGGCCGAGCGGAAACGGGCGTGGCGCGAGATCGAGAAGAAGTATCTTCCGCATCGCGACTATTCGGACAATGCTTACTTGGAGCAAGGCGGCTTCTGGCACAAGCAGGGTCACATCTTTAACTCGCCGTTCTACTATATCGATTACACCCTGGCGCAAATCTGCGCGTTCCAGTTCTGGAAGAAGATGAACGAGGACCGCTCCGCCGCGTGGGCGCAATACTTGCATCTGTGCCAATTGGGCGGCAGCCTGTCCTTCACGGAATTGGTCAAAGAAGCCGGGCTGATCTCGCCTTTCGAAGGCGACTGCGTCACGTCGGTCGTCGACAGCATCGAAGAGTGGCTGAACGGCGTGGATGATCGGGCTCTTTGA
- a CDS encoding AraC family transcriptional regulator — translation MKKASPMIEKGEQFFSNGLSLFVNRVSEEFILPEHEHDFIEICYVWEGSGFHYIEDRTIRVSKGDLFFLPIGISHIFRPSTRNPKDPLIIGNCIFDEKIFRFLTSVLPVEYGLYLFRQINAKTDRWIQMRESSGEFGQLFESLHMEFQQKRMGYETMLCGLLLQLLIRMERALNVEMRAADPAAEKVELVYGYIRDHLHEKLTIADIAGHVGLGERQLQRIVSSYTGLSISSLLSKERIERSRKLLSEPSCAGLTVAEIASRVGIHDLKRFHRLFKQTTNVTPGRYRQEQGASR, via the coding sequence GTGAAGAAAGCGAGTCCGATGATCGAGAAGGGAGAGCAATTCTTCTCCAATGGCCTGTCGTTATTCGTCAATCGGGTGAGCGAGGAATTTATTTTGCCCGAGCATGAACACGACTTCATCGAGATTTGTTACGTATGGGAGGGGAGCGGCTTCCATTATATCGAGGATAGGACGATTCGAGTGAGCAAGGGCGACCTGTTTTTCTTGCCCATCGGCATCTCCCATATTTTCCGTCCATCCACCCGCAATCCGAAAGACCCGCTGATTATAGGCAATTGCATTTTCGACGAGAAAATTTTTCGCTTCCTGACATCCGTACTGCCCGTGGAATACGGCTTGTACCTCTTCCGTCAGATTAACGCGAAGACGGATCGCTGGATCCAGATGCGCGAATCCTCCGGCGAATTCGGACAGTTGTTCGAATCGTTGCACATGGAGTTTCAACAGAAACGGATGGGGTACGAGACGATGCTCTGCGGGTTGTTGCTCCAGCTTCTCATCCGGATGGAACGCGCGTTAAATGTTGAAATGCGCGCGGCGGATCCTGCGGCCGAGAAGGTTGAACTCGTATACGGGTATATCCGCGACCACTTGCACGAGAAATTAACGATCGCCGATATCGCCGGACACGTCGGCCTTGGCGAGAGACAGCTTCAGAGGATCGTAAGCTCCTATACGGGGCTCTCCATATCGTCTCTTCTAAGCAAGGAGAGAATAGAACGAAGCCGTAAGCTTCTATCGGAACCCTCGTGTGCCGGCCTTACCGTGGCGGAGATTGCTTCTCGGGTCGGCATCCACGATCTCAAGAGGTTTCACCGGTTGTTCAAGCAGACGACGAACGTCACCCCCGGGCGGTACAGGCAAGAACAAGGGGCGTCGCGCTGA
- a CDS encoding SDR family oxidoreductase, whose amino-acid sequence MKLSGQTVLITGGASGIGLALTERFVQNGNRVIVIGRNADKLERLKIEYPSLTVYRCDLAVRDQFEDLIQRICDEHPDLNVIINNAGIQHNYSFIDPPSSSNRIAEEITVNLTSPIELLSRLIPLLMSHKEAAIVNVSSGLGLVPKKSAPVYCATKAGLHIFTKALRYQLENTNIKVFEIIPPIVDTDMTRGRGQNKISPDQLVVQFLAHYRRNRLVVPIGKVKLLLLIQRWWPTLADKILKNS is encoded by the coding sequence ATGAAACTTTCAGGTCAAACCGTACTCATCACGGGCGGAGCTTCGGGAATTGGATTAGCTTTAACGGAACGATTCGTTCAGAACGGCAATCGGGTCATTGTCATCGGTAGAAATGCAGATAAATTGGAACGGTTGAAGATCGAATATCCCAGCCTTACGGTCTATCGTTGCGATCTGGCGGTAAGAGATCAATTCGAAGATCTGATTCAAAGGATATGCGACGAACACCCCGATCTTAACGTCATCATTAACAACGCGGGGATTCAGCACAACTACTCCTTTATCGATCCTCCTAGTTCTTCCAATCGCATAGCGGAGGAAATTACCGTGAATTTAACTTCGCCGATCGAGCTCCTCTCGCGATTGATCCCTCTGCTCATGTCCCATAAAGAAGCCGCTATCGTAAACGTATCTTCCGGCTTGGGTCTCGTACCGAAAAAATCGGCTCCCGTCTATTGCGCGACGAAAGCCGGTCTGCATATTTTCACGAAAGCGCTGCGGTATCAGTTGGAAAATACGAACATCAAGGTGTTCGAGATCATCCCTCCAATCGTCGATACGGATATGACGAGAGGCAGAGGTCAGAACAAGATTTCACCCGATCAGTTAGTCGTTCAGTTCCTCGCTCATTATCGACGCAATCGATTGGTCGTTCCCATCGGCAAAGTTAAGCTGCTCCTCCTCATCCAACGATGGTGGCCGACGCTTGCGGATAAAATTTTGAAAAACAGCTGA
- a CDS encoding NHLP leader peptide family RiPP precursor, producing MSLESLKVQIIKKAWEDPAFKQSLLSEPKKAIQEAFGVEIPAEIELKVVEESSTRYYLALPPSPEDVADGDSNVRFPW from the coding sequence ATGTCATTGGAATCTTTGAAAGTACAGATTATTAAGAAAGCTTGGGAAGATCCGGCATTCAAGCAAAGTCTACTGAGCGAGCCGAAGAAAGCTATCCAAGAAGCGTTCGGCGTAGAAATTCCCGCGGAGATTGAACTGAAAGTGGTTGAAGAAAGCTCGACTCGGTATTACCTAGCTCTTCCTCCAAGTCCGGAGGACGTTGCGGACGGGGACTCAAACGTCAGATTCCCCTGGTAA
- a CDS encoding histidine phosphatase family protein: MKIGLVRHFKVRKEFPKGRRFSASEVEQWFREYDVADIEEGSTDLGGIQWSRCFTSTMPRARLTAEKIYDGTILVKAELKEIPAPKFSTKLKLPFIAWFLLIRLSLFLNRQTRMDVKQARERIRMVLDEAISPDGGDVLIVSHGALMIFMGKELLKRGFRGPKLNYPANGKLHIYEN; encoded by the coding sequence GTGAAAATCGGGTTAGTCAGACACTTCAAGGTGCGGAAGGAATTTCCGAAAGGGAGAAGATTCAGCGCAAGCGAGGTTGAGCAATGGTTTCGAGAGTACGATGTCGCCGACATCGAAGAGGGGAGTACCGATCTCGGCGGTATCCAATGGAGCCGATGCTTTACGAGTACGATGCCGAGAGCTAGACTAACCGCGGAGAAAATATACGATGGCACGATACTGGTTAAGGCCGAGCTCAAGGAGATTCCCGCGCCGAAGTTCAGCACGAAGCTGAAGCTTCCGTTCATCGCGTGGTTTCTTTTGATCCGACTTTCCTTATTCTTAAATCGTCAGACCCGAATGGACGTTAAGCAAGCACGAGAACGGATAAGAATGGTGCTCGATGAAGCGATTTCTCCTGACGGAGGAGACGTGCTGATCGTAAGCCATGGCGCGTTAATGATCTTTATGGGCAAAGAACTGCTCAAGAGGGGATTTCGCGGTCCGAAGCTGAATTACCCGGCCAATGGGAAATTGCACATCTATGAGAATTAA